A segment of the Aromatoleum aromaticum EbN1 genome:
ATGCGCCCCATCTCGTAGTCACCCGGAATCTGGAGGCGATCTACGACATTCCCACGGCTATCCGCGCGTTCGCCGTCGTGCGTGAGGCGTTCCCGAATGCGCGGCTCACCGTCGCCGGAAGTGGTCCGGAGCTTGGCCGGCTGCAGGCGGTCGTCGGCGAACTCGGCCTCGATGGCAGCGTGCATTTCAGCGGCCGCCTCGACAACAGCGAGATTCCAGCGCTTTATGCTGCGGCTGATTGCATGCTGAATCCGAGCACCGTGGACAACATGCCGATCTCGATCCTCGAAGCCTTCGCCAGCGGCGTGCCGGTCGTGACTACCCGTGCGGGCGGCATTCCGGACATGGTCGAGGACGGCGTCTCGGCCCTGCTGGTGCCGGTCGGTGACGCCTCGTCGATGGCTAGACAGGCCGTTCGCGTGCTTGCCGACCCCGTATTGGCCGGTTCGCTGCGTGCGGCAGGGCTCGAGGCTGCAGCTGCGTTTGCATGGCCGGCCGTCCGCGAGCAATGGCTCGAGGTTTATCGATTCGTGGCCACCCTCAAATAAGCCTGGTCATGGTGAGGAGCAACTGAAATGCGTGATTTGCTCTTACTGCTGATCGTGGTCCCCGGCGGCTTGCTTGCGCTTCGGCATCCCTTCGTCGGCGCGATGATGTGGACCTGGATCAGCATCATGAACCCTCACCGTCTGACCTGGAGCTTCATGCACGACGCTCCGGTCGCGATGTTCATCGGCGTATGTACCCTGATCGGCCTGCTGTCGTCGAAGGAAAAACGCAGTCCCTTCATTGGCGCGCCCGTCTACTGGCTCGTTGTCCTGGTGGGCTGGATGTTTGTCACGACCATCTTCGCGTTCGATACCGCGGCGAGCATGAAGCAACTCGTAAAGGTGCTGAAGATCGACCTGATGGTGTTGGTCACGCTGATGCTTGTCCGGACCAAGCGCGAGATGATCGTCTTTGCCTGGATTCTCGCGCTGTCGGTGGCGTTCTACGGCATCAAGGGGGGCATCTATACCTTGCTCCAAGGGGGGGAAGGGAGGGTTTACGGACCCGAGGGGACCTACATCGAGGATAACAACTCCCTGGCCGTGGCGTTGATCGTTACCGTGCCGCTGCTTCGCTTCTTGCAAACGACGCTCGAGAAAACATGGCAGAAATACGCGATGACAGGCGCTATCCTGATCTGCGGGGTAGCCATTCTCGGTTCGCATTCGCGGGGCGGTTTCCTAGCCATTTCGGCGATGCTCGCCGTGCTTTGGTGGCGCGGAAAGAACAAGCTGGCGACGGGTCTTATCATGTTGACCGTTGGCGCCGCGGCACTTTCGTTCATGCCTCCCGAGTGGTGGACGCGGATGGAAACGATCGGGACGCATGAGGATCGTTCCGCAATGGGGCGCATCAACGCCTGGACAATGGCATTCAACATTGCAAAAGATAATTTCTTCGGAGGTGGATACAGTATTTACAACCCGTGGGTTTACAGCGTCTATGCGCCCGATCCGACCTATATCGTCTCGGCGCACAGCATCTACTTCCACATGCTGGGCGAGCATGGATTCGGCGGACTTTTGATCTACCTTTGCCTATGGCTGACGACCTGGACGACTGCCGGATGGCTGCGTAAGCATGGGCGCAAGCAGACCGAAACGGAGTGGTGTGCTCAATTCGGTTCAATGTTGCAGGTATCGCTCGTCGGCTTCGCCGTGGGAGGTGCCTTTCTCAGTCTTTCGTACTTCGATCTGCCCTACAATCTGATGGCCCTTGCAGTCGCAGCACGCTTCTGGGTGCAGTCTCGCGCATGGGAGACCGAGCCGGCGTTTGAACCCCACGGACGGATCTTCGGAGTGCCCTTGTTCGTTGGCGACCGGCTGGGGCCACCGCGCCGGTCAACGTTTCAGCAGGCGTAGCGCGTAGTTCCTCAGATCGGCGAGCATTGGACCGGGGTCGCGATGATCCCACAGGTAATAGCGCGCTTCGGGCCGCAGGAAATCCCGCGCGAAGCGCCAAAGTTCGTGGCCCGGCCGAATGCAGAAAAACGGATCCTGGATCTTTCCCGGCTGAAACAGAATGCGCATGAGCCGTTTAATCTCGCTGATGACCATTCGGCAGCGCAGTTCCTCGTTCAGAGGTGGAAGAGCCGGGCGTATCCCCTGCCCCTGCAGTTGATAAGCGAGACGGGCGAAACCCGCCCCGGCATGCACCGCAAGAGGAAAACTTCCCCAGAATCGGCCATTGATTTCCATCAGCGCAGCTTCGCCGGTCGCATCATCGAGGCGGTACTCCACCATTGCGCAGCCTTCCCATCCGACGGCCCGCAACAGCGCAATGGAGCGTTCCTGGAGGTCCTGGTGCTGCGATAGGGACAATGCATCGCAGACGCTGGAAAAACCACCCTCCGGCGGCCACTCGGCGATTCGCAGGTGCTGGAAGCGCCTCACGGCCTGACCGCCGTGCATGAAGAAGAATTGCCCCAGACCCCGGCCGGGCCAATACTCCTGGATCAGCGGCCAGATTTGCGCCGGTACGAAACGCTCGCCGATACGCCCGAGCGCCGCCTCGTCCGCAGCAAACTCCAGCTTCTGCAGTGATAATCCGTGCTTGTGCAGGCGTGGCATGGCGGCGATCGGGTCCGCCCATTTGACGACCGCCGGATAGCGCATGGCAGTACAGGCTTCGCGCCAGGACGTGAGCGAGGTCGGCGCATGGGTTCGCGGCACGCGAATGCCGACCGTTTCCGCGAGCTTCAGCGTCTGCGCCTTGTCGAGCACACGGCGGAAGACGTCCGCCTCGGGTGCGATCACCTTCACCGACCCTAATGCCTCGCGGTGGGTAATCAGCCATGTAAGGTCGGCTTCCGAGATCGCGAGCAGGATCGCGCTGCCATACTCGTCGCCGAGTTCGCGAATACGCCGCACCAGCGCATCGTCACGCGCCGGGCCGACAACAACGCCGCGCGCCAGGTAACGGGACGCGAGGCCGATCGAGCGACTGCGGTTCGCGAGGCCGACGACGCGTACACCGGCACGGCCGAGTTCGCGAATCACGCCGACGCCGATCTGTGTGTCGATGCCGAGCACGAAGCACGGCGGCGATGCCGGGTTTGCCTGGCCGTTCATGACTCGCGATCTCGCCTTACATGGTCAGACGGCGGGCTGCCTGTCCGGCATAACGATTGAGGGTGGCCAAGCGGCCGACCTGCACCAGAGTAGCGTCGGGTGGTGTAATCGCCAGATCGGGCGATAGTGCGAGGCCCCGCGTGGGAAATACATGGCGGTGTTCGCCAAGATACCGGCAAAGCCTCTCGAAGCGTGCCGCGACGATGCCGTCGGGCGTCGTTGCGCCCGTGCGCAGCATCTCGAAG
Coding sequences within it:
- a CDS encoding glycosyltransferase: MLKSDTLLANSGWAWHLFAAPAIWIARARGVGVIVNYRGGNADAFFARAPAHVLATLRKASARVTPSGFLQRVFARYGLDATIVPNIVDLARFRPVTRPPFGHAPHLVVTRNLEAIYDIPTAIRAFAVVREAFPNARLTVAGSGPELGRLQAVVGELGLDGSVHFSGRLDNSEIPALYAAADCMLNPSTVDNMPISILEAFASGVPVVTTRAGGIPDMVEDGVSALLVPVGDASSMARQAVRVLADPVLAGSLRAAGLEAAAAFAWPAVREQWLEVYRFVATLK
- a CDS encoding putative O-glycosylation ligase, exosortase A system-associated — protein: MRDLLLLLIVVPGGLLALRHPFVGAMMWTWISIMNPHRLTWSFMHDAPVAMFIGVCTLIGLLSSKEKRSPFIGAPVYWLVVLVGWMFVTTIFAFDTAASMKQLVKVLKIDLMVLVTLMLVRTKREMIVFAWILALSVAFYGIKGGIYTLLQGGEGRVYGPEGTYIEDNNSLAVALIVTVPLLRFLQTTLEKTWQKYAMTGAILICGVAILGSHSRGGFLAISAMLAVLWWRGKNKLATGLIMLTVGAAALSFMPPEWWTRMETIGTHEDRSAMGRINAWTMAFNIAKDNFFGGGYSIYNPWVYSVYAPDPTYIVSAHSIYFHMLGEHGFGGLLIYLCLWLTTWTTAGWLRKHGRKQTETEWCAQFGSMLQVSLVGFAVGGAFLSLSYFDLPYNLMALAVAARFWVQSRAWETEPAFEPHGRIFGVPLFVGDRLGPPRRSTFQQA